One window of Candidatus Poribacteria bacterium genomic DNA carries:
- a CDS encoding thioredoxin family protein, with translation MKLLTRIFTMIFIFIVAFSVNGGADTVKMDKEVPNFTLKDAMDKEHSLKDLSHEKKATVVMFISTQCPVSNHYNERIVALHNDYKDQGVQFIGINSNKNESVEEIAEHNKTSKFDCVVLKDLRNEIADKFGARRTPEVYLLDEKRRLRYRGAIDNSQKNPETHYLRETLDLVVAGKEIPEDRKKTKAFGCTIKRVRKKQDRSRTP, from the coding sequence ATGAAATTATTGACTCGGATCTTCACCATGATCTTTATTTTTATTGTTGCTTTTAGCGTGAATGGCGGTGCAGATACCGTCAAAATGGATAAGGAAGTCCCCAACTTCACACTCAAAGATGCGATGGACAAAGAGCATTCGCTCAAAGATTTGAGCCACGAGAAAAAGGCGACCGTTGTGATGTTCATTTCGACCCAATGCCCTGTGTCTAATCATTACAACGAGAGGATCGTCGCACTACATAATGACTACAAAGATCAAGGCGTACAGTTCATTGGGATTAACTCCAACAAGAATGAGTCCGTCGAGGAGATAGCTGAACATAACAAAACGAGCAAGTTCGATTGCGTTGTCTTAAAAGATTTGCGGAATGAGATCGCGGACAAATTTGGGGCAAGGCGTACACCTGAAGTCTACTTGTTGGACGAAAAGCGGAGGCTTCGGTATCGTGGTGCCATTGATAATAGCCAGAAGAACCCTGAAACGCACTATCTACGCGAAACGCTTGATCTCGTGGTTGCCGGAAAAGAAATCCCTGAAGACCGCAAAAAAACAAAGGCGTTTGGCTGTACTATCAAACGTGTTAGGAAAAAGCAGGATCGAAGCCGTACGCCGTAA